In the Terriglobales bacterium genome, one interval contains:
- a CDS encoding cupin domain-containing protein gives MNVIHWDADREGPLSEAAMRRKLEQLGYRVSRYVYPQGTYFGPHTHDLDKMDAVVSGRLHITMGRDEAVLGPGDAIAVPRGASHTAEAVSVEPVVSLDGVKIA, from the coding sequence ATGAACGTCATCCATTGGGACGCTGACCGGGAGGGGCCGCTGAGTGAAGCAGCGATGCGGCGGAAGCTGGAGCAGCTCGGGTACCGGGTGTCGCGGTACGTGTATCCGCAGGGCACATACTTCGGGCCGCACACGCACGACCTGGACAAGATGGACGCCGTGGTGAGCGGGCGGCTGCACATCACCATGGGGCGCGACGAAGCGGTGCTGGGCCCGGGCGACGCGATTGCCGTGCCGCGCGGCGCTTCCCACACGGCCGAGGCGGTGAGCGTGGAGCCGGTGGTCAGCCTGGACGGTGTGAAGATCGCGTAG